The proteins below come from a single Anguilla rostrata isolate EN2019 chromosome 3, ASM1855537v3, whole genome shotgun sequence genomic window:
- the LOC135250518 gene encoding WW domain-binding protein 4-like translates to MSLTPGLSRLIRGAFGKPSRGISMSEEFTTMDKEVLGLEGLERLVAETGSEEAQSGKTDMEVPSASENESDVWLQGVTDDGQTYYYNALTGEAQWEKPEGFQEERKTSGQTQSKNEKPSSSPWMEMLSPDGHTYYYNTETGESSWEKPAEFSPLEETSSTEEGEGQDPSSPKPEPLSDEEDSLTEVVSVAKEPVDSRVLQRRKNEEDKDNDEDEEEGDDDYDDKTTPPEDKEQEEIPAKKARKTSPCATGQQAEEDQDPNERGDVEEREVETKERSISPTVERGATWEVSRKRKLENGKSRSVQQRGKDDNVETLIQTEDL, encoded by the exons ATGTCATTAACACCCGGCCTCTCGAGATTAATAAGAGGAGCATTTGGCAAACCCAGTAGAGGTATTTCCATGTCCGAGGAGTTTACAACTATGGACAAGGAGGTGCTGGGATTGGAGGGTCTGGAAAGGCTAGTAGCAGAAACAG GCAGTGAAGAAGCTCAAAGTGGAAAGACTGACATGGAGGTGCCTTCAGCCAGTGAAAATGAGTCAGACGTTTGGCTTCAGGGAGTCACTGATGACGGACAGACCTACTACTACAATGCACTGACAGGAG AAGCTCAGTGGGAGAAGCCAGAGGGATTCCAGGAGGAAAGGAAAACTTCTGGACAGACACAATCTAAAAATGAG AAACCATCAAGCAGTCCATGGATGGAAATGCTGAGTCCAGATGGGCATACCTACTACTATAACACAGAAACCGGGG AGTCTAGCTGGGAGAAGCCAGCAGAATTCTCTCCTCTGGAAGAGACCAGCAGCACTGAGGAGGGGGAAGGGCAGGATCCCTCTTCTCCTAAACCTGAGCCCCTGTCAGACGAAGAAGATAGCTTAACAGAAGTGGTGTCAGTTGCAAAGGAGCCAGTGGATTCCAGAGTGCTTCAG agaagaaaaaacGAAGAAGACAAAGAtaatgatgaggatgaggaggagggcgatgatgattatgatgacaaAACCACTCCTCCCGAGGATAAGGAACAAGAGGAAATTCCAGCAAAGAAGGCCCGGAAGACCAGCCCATGTGCAACGGGACAGCAGGCTGAGGAGGACCAAGATCCAAA TGAGCGTGGTGATGTGGAGGAGCGTGAGGTTGAGACTAAGGAGCGCAGCATCTCCCCAACTGTGGAAAGGGGAGCCACATGGGAGgtcagcaggaagaggaagctggaGAATGGGAAATCCAGGAGTGTACAGCAGAGGGGCAAGGATGATAATGTGGAAACTCTGATTCAAACTGAAGACTTATAA
- the LOC135250516 gene encoding regulator of cell cycle RGCC-like isoform X2, producing MKSPKMKSQNKSQFLEDDDGLHAVLCEFDAVIEDFTSPMEKRHFRYDEHLKTVKRRSSASVSDSGISDSESAESLNRNSFSFSDEKLNSPTPVFSPTPTYLTASSTRAKLGDTKELEDFIADLDKTLATM from the exons ATGAAATCTCCAAAAATGAAATCTCAGAACAAAT CGCAATTTCTTGAAGATGACGACGGTCTTCATGCTGTGTTATGCGAGTTCGACGCAGTCATTGAGGACTTCACGTCCCCCATGGAAAAGAGACATTTCAGATACGACGAACACttaaaaactgtgaaaaggCGGAGTAGCGCCAGCGTCAGCGACAGCGGCATCAGCGATTCAGAAA GTGCAGAGTCCCTCAACAGAAACAGTTTCAGCTTCAGCGATGAGAAGCTgaactcccccaccccagtgTTCTCTCCTACGCCTACCTATCTGACCGCTTCATCAACTAGAG CTAAGCTTGGTGACACTAAAGAACTGGAGGACTTTATTGCTGACCTCGACAAGACATTAGCAA CCATGTGA
- the zgc:101559 gene encoding ras-related protein Rab-33B-like isoform X1, with amino-acid sequence MAYQNKNDHGFVTVYDGTSSAKEVHQEYAGIQTRIFKIIVIGDSNVGKTCLSYRFCGGRFLKNPEATIGVDFRERTVDIDGENIKLQIWDTAGQERFRKSMVEHYYRNVHAIIFVYDVTKLSSFESLPEWIEECGRHSVPPMVPRILVGNKCDLKGKGEVPTSLAQRLADGYNFPLFETSAKDPAEKEHVDAIFLTLAYKLKNHKPLRLRQLVESRPVPLSEEQELQRTCLC; translated from the exons ATGgcatatcaaaacaaaaatgatcatgGTTTCGTTACAGTTTACGATGGAACAAGTTCTGCAAAGGAGGTGCACCAAGAATATGCCGGTATCCAGACtcgaatttttaaaattattgtgaTAGGGGATTCTAATGTCGGGAAAACCTGTTTAAGTTATAGATTTTGCGGGGGCCGTTTTCTTAAAAACCCCGAAGCAACAATCGGAGTGGATTTCAGAGAAAGGACTGTGGACATTGATGGCGAAAACATCAAG CTGCAGATATGGGACACAGCAGGCCAGGAGCGCTTCCGCAAAAGCATGGTGGAGCACTATTACCGCAACGTCCACGCCATCATCTTCGTGTACGACGTCACCAAGCTCTCGTCCTTCGAGAGCCTGCCGGAGTGGATCGAGGAATGCGGCCGCCACTCCGTGCCGCCCATGGTGCCCCGGATCCTGGTGGGCAACAAGTGCGACCTGAAGGGCAAAGGGGAGGTGCCCACCTCGCTGGCCCAGCGCCTGGCCGACGGTTACAACTTCCCTCTCTTCGAGACGTCAGCCAAGGACCCTGCGGAGAAGGAGCACGTGGATGCCATTTTCCTGACGCTGGCCTACAAATTGAAGAATCACAAACCGCTCAGGCTGAGACAGCTCGTCGAAAGCAGGCCAGTGCCTCTCTCTGAAGAGCAGGAGCTTCAGAGGACCTGCCTGTGCTGA
- the LOC135250516 gene encoding regulator of cell cycle RGCC-like isoform X1 codes for MKSPKMKSQNKSQFLEDDDGLHAVLCEFDAVIEDFTSPMEKRHFRYDEHLKTVKRRSSASVSDSGISDSESAESLNRNSFSFSDEKLNSPTPVFSPTPTYLTASSTRAKLGDTKELEDFIADLDKTLASKCYEIPTPGRLSRAKPCGSARIAQSRDVV; via the exons ATGAAATCTCCAAAAATGAAATCTCAGAACAAAT CGCAATTTCTTGAAGATGACGACGGTCTTCATGCTGTGTTATGCGAGTTCGACGCAGTCATTGAGGACTTCACGTCCCCCATGGAAAAGAGACATTTCAGATACGACGAACACttaaaaactgtgaaaaggCGGAGTAGCGCCAGCGTCAGCGACAGCGGCATCAGCGATTCAGAAA GTGCAGAGTCCCTCAACAGAAACAGTTTCAGCTTCAGCGATGAGAAGCTgaactcccccaccccagtgTTCTCTCCTACGCCTACCTATCTGACCGCTTCATCAACTAGAG CTAAGCTTGGTGACACTAAAGAACTGGAGGACTTTATTGCTGACCTCGACAAGACATTAGCAAGTAAGTGTTATGAG ATACCCACTCCAGGAAGACTGAGCAGGGCCAAACCTTGTGGTTCAGCGAGAATAGCGCAAAGCCGAGATGTGGTATAA
- the zgc:101559 gene encoding ras-related protein Rab-33B-like isoform X2, with protein MIIPVQIIRDKGKDFKIVNSYRFCGGRFLKNPEATIGVDFRERTVDIDGENIKLQIWDTAGQERFRKSMVEHYYRNVHAIIFVYDVTKLSSFESLPEWIEECGRHSVPPMVPRILVGNKCDLKGKGEVPTSLAQRLADGYNFPLFETSAKDPAEKEHVDAIFLTLAYKLKNHKPLRLRQLVESRPVPLSEEQELQRTCLC; from the exons atgataatccCTGTGCAGATCATCAGAGACAAGGGGAAGGATTTCAAAATAGTCAACAG TTATAGATTTTGCGGGGGCCGTTTTCTTAAAAACCCCGAAGCAACAATCGGAGTGGATTTCAGAGAAAGGACTGTGGACATTGATGGCGAAAACATCAAG CTGCAGATATGGGACACAGCAGGCCAGGAGCGCTTCCGCAAAAGCATGGTGGAGCACTATTACCGCAACGTCCACGCCATCATCTTCGTGTACGACGTCACCAAGCTCTCGTCCTTCGAGAGCCTGCCGGAGTGGATCGAGGAATGCGGCCGCCACTCCGTGCCGCCCATGGTGCCCCGGATCCTGGTGGGCAACAAGTGCGACCTGAAGGGCAAAGGGGAGGTGCCCACCTCGCTGGCCCAGCGCCTGGCCGACGGTTACAACTTCCCTCTCTTCGAGACGTCAGCCAAGGACCCTGCGGAGAAGGAGCACGTGGATGCCATTTTCCTGACGCTGGCCTACAAATTGAAGAATCACAAACCGCTCAGGCTGAGACAGCTCGTCGAAAGCAGGCCAGTGCCTCTCTCTGAAGAGCAGGAGCTTCAGAGGACCTGCCTGTGCTGA